tagattcctgacagtgtcaccagcaaagcaccatcacacctcctccatgcttcacggtgggaacaacacatgcagagatcatccgttcacctactctgtgtctcacaaagacacagcagttggaaccaaaattctcaaaattggactcatcagaccgaaggacagatttccaccagtctaatgtccattcctcgtttttcttggcccaaggaagtctcttcttcttattggtgtcctttagtagtgggttctttacagcaattcgaccatgaagggctgattcacgccgtctcctctgaacagttgatgttgagatgtgtctgttacatgaactctgtgaagcatttaatgGGCTGccgtttctgaggctggtaactctaatgaacttatcctctgtagcagaggtaactctgggtcttcctttcctgtggcggtcctcatgagagccagtttcatcatagcgcttgatggtttttgcaactgcacttgaagaaactgtcaaagttcttgaaatgttccagattgactgaccatgtcttaaagtaatgatggactgtcatttctatttgaGCTGTATGGACGTGGTCTTTTACCaactagggctatcttctgtataccaaattgggctatcttctcaaacgcattaaggtggaaagaaattccacaattgaacttttaacaaggcacacctgttaattgaaaagcatgagagaatgccaagagtgtgcaaagctgtcatcaaggcaaagggtggctactttgaagaatctcaaatataaaatatattttgatttgtttaaacactttttttggttactacatgattccatatgtgttatttcatagttttgatttcttcactattattcttcaatgtagaaaatagtaaaaataaagaaaacccttgaatgattaggtgtgtccaaacttttgactggaactgtatgtcAGCTCGATGTCAATGAACTCATACAGCTATGTCAACCTACTCTCTCAGGCCGCAGTGCGTTTATTGGTGTTGGATTCGGGGACAGAGGGGACTCTTTTGACTTCAACGTGTCTTTGCAGGACCACTTTAAGTAAGTGATGGAAGGGGTCACCCCAAGGACAGTGTGACTGTCAAGGCACTCAAACATTGGCGCTTCACCATCTCCCACTAATAACAAACACACGTACTGTGGTCTGTCTGCAGCATAAGTTGCCAGCCAAAACAACGTGTCATTGAGTTTGCTTGTTCCAGATGCTGCAGTTTTCAAAACAGCTGATGTTACATTGCTTTTTTCCTGTGTCAGTGCAGTCAATATTGTGTGTGTTACAGGTGGGTGAAACAAGAGAATGAGATCAGCAAAAACCCTCAGGGGGCAGCTTTAGGACCAAAGCTGGACTTGGGATTTAAAGACGGACAAACCATCACCCTTAATATTGGGGTAAAGACCTAGCACAATTGACCTAGATCATTCTTGTAGAAATTGTATAACAAAATCCTTGCCCTTGCCGCTGCGGTCTGTTTGGGATTGGCTATTTGGCTTTTCCACAGTATTCCTTCAGAATTccaatcttttttttctctctcatcctttctctcttCAAGCAAGGCAAAAAGAGGGATAAGCCACGCCCACAGGGGGCAGGTGGGCTCGGTCTCCTACCGCCGCCACCAAAAGGAAAGAtggcccctcctccttcctctgcctTCTCCAATCACAACACAGTGCATCAAACAGGAGGCTCAGATACAGGTACAGCAGTTAAAACTCTCAATAAAGCCTTGGTAAACTTCTCTATAGCTAAATAAAGCTTtgattggtaaactacatggccacattagtggattcggttatttcagccactcccgttgctgacaggtgtataaaatcgatcacacagccatacaatctccatagacaaacattggcagtagattgaCCCGTAGtatgactttcaacgtagcaccgtcaaaggatgccaccttaccaacaagtcagttcgtcaaatttctgccctgctagagctgcactggtcaactgtaagtgctgttattgtgaagtggaaacatctaggaggaaCACCGGCTCATCCGCGAGGTGGtaaaccacacaagctcacagaacgggactgccgagtgttgAACCGCGTAgcacataaaaatcgtctgtcctcggttgcaacactcactaccgagttccaaactgcctcctggaagcaatgtcagcacaagaactgttcatcgggagcttcatgaaacgggtttccatggccgagctgcctcacacaagcataagatcaccatgcacaatgccaagcgtcagctggagtggtttTAAACTGGCCAGAATTGAAGCAGTGGAAAGGCTGCTTTTCATGGTCCGGGCTAGGCCCattcgttccagtgaagggaaatcttaacgctacagcatacaatggcattctagacgattctgtgcttcctactttgtggcaactgattggggaaggcccttttctgtttcagcatgacaatgcccccgtgcacaaagtgagatccatacagaaatggtttgtcgaatttggcgtggaagaacttgactggcctgcacagagccctgacctcaactccattgaacaccttttgggatgaattggaacaccgactgcgagccaggcctaatcgtccaacatcagtgcccgacctcactacaACTGTCGTTGctcaatggaagcaagtccccacagcaatgttccaacatctagtgggaagccttcccagaagagtggaggctgttatagcagaccaactccatattaatggccatgattttgaaatgaaatGTCTGACGAGGATGTAGTGTCCCTGTAGTATagcttttggccatgtagtgtagcttTGAttgttcattttctctctctctctctctgtcgtgtgtctctctctcaattcaaaggggctttattggcatggaaaacatgttatcattgtttatttcacttgctttggcaatcacaaatgaacagttaacataaacacacaaatatttcagaagtttctctctctctctaggctgtTTGCTAGATCTGGACAGTAGTAACTCCAACACTGTGGTCCAATCATCCAACCCCAGCAGTGATCTTTGGGGAGACTTCTCCTCTCCTGCAAGGTAACTTGTTAGAACTGTCTGTGACGGAGCTCATTTTAGCTTTTTTTCTTGTTATGCTATGACATACTGATATATGCTTGATATACTGTTATACCAGCATTGCTATGAGTCAGTCAGCCTGTAAAAATAGTCTCTTTTTATCTTCAGTTCGCTCCCTCCAACATTGCGACAAGAGCACACGCCGAATTGGGGCCAGTTTTGAGTCCACATCATCGCCTTTTTCATTTGTCTCCATGGCTGAACGCCACTCCTCCCTCCGTCGCTACAAACACAATCAAAGTAAACTTTCCAGGAGACAAAGAGCACCATGCACATTACAATCTCCTCTCAAAGTAAAAATAATAAGGAAAAAGTGATATTCGGGATGATAATGCAAATCTATTGCAAATATTCAATATTTGGTCATATGAGCTTCATGGTAGGTCTTCAATATATCCTAAGGGCTATGATGATAGGATCTTCCGTAGCAGCAATTTTACAGTGCTGTTTTTTACCCGGCAACAGCGCCCTCTTGTTAATGTTTACCTAAACATCCCTACATGCTGGATTTTAGAGAGGGGAACCCATAGGGAACCCATAGGGAATGACAATATTTTCCATAGGGCTTTCCCCTGATCATAATAGGGAACAGCATTCGTAGTAAATAATTGTGTAAAGGAATTGCTCAGACACTCGTCCAATTTTGTTTCGCCCCGTTCTCCTCAGTGTGCAATCGTTCACTCCCCCTCAatgatttaaaagcattggatggAGGGAATCTATCATATTCCTTATGATTGCATGCAAACTATAGGCTATTtttgagagaagggggagaaccGGAATAGGGCTCATATTGATGAACTTATCTGTTTCCATTGTACTGACTGCCTCACGCTTGGCCTGTTTAAAAGAGCGAAGAGCATGTATTCTTGTTAACTTTGCTGCAGAGGACTTGACACAGCCCTCTACAGTCCATTTGTAAGTAGGTAGTTGTGATGTAGTGTACATTGGATGAAAATGGGTGAAAATCCCTACTTGTAATGacagaacatacagttgaagtcggaagtttacatataccttagccaaatacatttaaactcagtttttcacaattcctgacatttactccaagtaaaaattccctgttttaggtcagttaggatcaccactttatttgaagaatgtgaaatgtcagaataatagtagagaatgatttatttatttcatcacattcccagtgggtcagaagtttacatacactcaattagtatttggtagcattgcctttaaattgtttaaaaaatatgtgggcataactgaaaaagcgtgtgtgagcaaggaggcctccaaacctgactcagttacagcagctctgtcaagaggaatgggccaaaattcacaaaaCMtattgtgggaagcttgtggaaggctacaKMSWWKRRWRYYWKWMMMRRYWYAYWMMWYMSSSKRWKKWRTRWRYYKKKWMWRRYWYYMWWSKMtgtagccttccacaagcttcccacaataKGttttgtgaattttggcccattcctcttgacagagctgctgtaactgagtcaggtttggaggcctccttgctcacacacgctttttcagttatgcccacatattttctataggattaaggtcatggctttgtgatggtcactccaaaaccttgactttgttgtccttacgccattttgccacaactttggaagtatgcttggggtcattgtccatttggaagacccatttgcgaccaagctttaacttcctgactgatgtcttgatgttgcttcaatatatccatataattttctttcatcatgatgccatctattttgtgaagtgcaccagtccctcctgcagcaaagcacccccacaacatgatgctgccatcaccatgcttcacggttgggatggtgttctttggcttgcaatcctccccgtttttcctccaaacataacaatggtcattatggccaaacagttctatttttgtttcatcagagcagaggacatttctcccaaaaagtacgatctttgtccccatgtgcaggtgcaaaccgtagtctggctttttgatggcggttttggagcagtggcttcttccttgctgagcggcctttcaggttatgttgatataggactcgttttactgtggatatagatacttttgtacctgtttcctccaggatcttcacatggtcctttgctgttgttctgggattgatttgcactttttgcaccaaagtacgttcatctctaggagacagaatgcgtctccttcctgagcggtatgatggctgtgtggtcccatggtgtttatacttgcgtactattgtttgtacagatgaatgtggcgtttggaaattgctcccaaggatgaaccagacttgtggaggtctacagttcgttttctgaggtcttggctgatttcttttgattttcccatgatgtcaagcaaagaggcactgagtttgaaggtaggccttgaaatacatccacaggtacacctccaattgactcaaatgatgtcaattagcctatcagaagcttctaaagccatgacataattttctgaaattttccaagctgtttaaaggcacagtcaacttagtgtatgtacaattctgacccactggaattgtgataagtgaaataatctgtctgtaaacaattgttggaaaaatgacttgtgtcatgcacaaagtagatgtcctaaccgacttgccaaaactatagtttgttaataagacatttgtggagtggttgaaaacaagttttaatgactccaacctaagtgtatgtaaacttccgccttcaactgtaggtgtaaaACTAATGATATTCGCAAAAGTGCTTTTCAATGTTTAATTTGTATGAGTTTTAAAGAAGTAGCCTGGGATGCCAGATCTGTGTCCGCCTACTCCTCCAATCTGGCAACCAGGCTGTGAAATGATGATTGTCTAACGCAGTGTAATATAAATGTCTAACAACTGCAGCTATTGTTGTCGAGGATGTGCTGTTGTATATTGATGAATGCTGTTGGGATTGAATAAGTCGCCTAATGTCAAAAGTGTTTGTTTACCTTCCCCAGAACATGGTTTCAGATGGCTCTGTCATTCCATAGTTACTGTAATTTCACCAGACGCGTACTTAGGTTTTATTGCCTTGGTCGTCATTACTCATGACATCTGAAAGTGGCAATAAAAACCTTCAACGGGAGTCGTGTGTCTTTGTGCCTTCTTATGGATGATGCATGGTAGAAAAGGTTAGACTTGGATTAGGAGGGTCAAAAAACTAAAGTAATTACATAAGTCACTTTTTCTATCTCAAAATATGACGTTTGTATTTTGTTATTTCATCTGTTCATGAGAGTGTAGACAGTGTTTTGCCTTTTTATGTATGTCCAAGTTGTTTGAAAAACGTGCCTTCCAAAAATTCAAAAGACATTCCAAAAATTAGGACATTAATATTTGGAAGTTGAATATTTACATGAAATGTAAATAGTTAGTGTAACTCTCAACTTCTACCACTAGGGGGACAGCCCAACACTGACCACCACGGAGCCACTTTGAACTGCTTTGTACATGCTCTGCTTTTTAACCTGCCACTCCAGCCTCAGTACATCTACTCACACCTACATACTGTACCAGGGACTTGAAGGCAAGCACAGGCAGACGCCGATTCCCACGTAAAGCTACCTGACATTATCTGAAGCACGAGGATGATAAGTTAACAGACCCGACACATTCGTCACAAATACCAAGTTGACACAACAGGGTCAGGTGGAAATGGGCACAGGGGACATAACGCAAAGAACACCGTGGACAGACAGATTGATAAGACTGACATGAGCCAGGCAGAGGCAGGAATAAAAATGAAGAGAGCgagtgtgagagcgagagagagaagtggtagagaGAAAGGGGGTCAGCGTGACTCCATGACTGGTTGCTGGTGATGCACatgttttacattacattttagtcatttagcagatgctcttatccagagaaactttAAGGAgccattagggttaagtgccttgctcaagggcacaacgacagattttttcaccTAGATGACTCCGGGATTATGTttatagtttgacattttttaaatctcaaaaTATGATGTTTGAAAGTTagatttgtattttgttgtttcgTCTGTTCATTAAAATTAAGACAAAGCTTTACCTTCAAGGTGTGTACTGTGTGTCAAAGGTGTTAGGAAACATGGCTTCccaaaacaaactacaaaaatgaGGACATTAATATTTAAAGTTGTACATTTACGTTCCTATATCCCTTGACAGGGAAAAAGTAtgtcaaaccagtgacctttcggttactggcccaatgctcttaaccgctaggctacctgccgccttgaTATGACCCAGGCAGAGGGGTGGGCGTCATCTCTGCATGGCTGGCCGCTGTTAGCATTGCTGACAGAGAAAACGATAGACGGATATGGATGGACAACAAGAGtaatgagagagatggaaaaaggaGAACAGGTACGGTCTTCCACTGAGCCTCGTCTATCTCTCTCCATTtgaaaagaagaatttgttcttaactgacttgcctttagttaaataaaggtagaatAAAAATTCCCCCTCCCGTCCCTGGATTTCGTTCCACTGATCAAATGGCAACACGTGGCTCATACACATGTAC
This genomic window from Salvelinus sp. IW2-2015 linkage group LG30, ASM291031v2, whole genome shotgun sequence contains:
- the LOC111955140 gene encoding LOW QUALITY PROTEIN: adaptin ear-binding coat-associated protein 1-like (The sequence of the model RefSeq protein was modified relative to this genomic sequence to represent the inferred CDS: inserted 1 base in 1 codon), which gives rise to MCAGSMHPLMEHKLRSGIPITSSPSCEYIGQSQKPKGTISKPQINLIYIKMATEGEYESILCVKPDVNVYRIPPRATNRGYRAADWKLDVPDWSGRMRITAKGKVAYIKLEDKVSGELFAQXPVTEYPGIAVETVSDSSRYFVLRIQDDNGRSAFIGVGFGDRGDSFDFNVSLQDHFKWVKQENEISKNPQGAALGPKLDLGFKDGQTITLNIGQGKKRDKPRPQGAGGLGLLPPPPKGKMAPPPSSAFSNHNTVHQTGGSDTGCLLDLDSSNSNTVVQSSNPSSDLWGDFSSPASSLPPTLRQEHTPNWGQF